TCATCAAAAGTCCCTGTCTTTACCATGTTTGTTGCAAATAGTGATTCTCCAACTCTACACTCCCTGTGCATTAACTGGTCATCCCTTAGCATTCTGCTGTAAGCAATAGCCCTCCTTTCTCctccacttatttatttatcatcaATATGGACTTATGAATTCCTTTTTTCCTGTGGTTTATAATTCATTactgtatttaattatttttgtactCAGATTGTCCTCGATTTGGCCAGTGGGCACTCCCTTCAGCTGGCTTCTCTGTTCATGTGCCATGCCCcatcacttctctttttttttaagtacttccTTTCTGACATAACAAGATGTTCCCAGTTCATCTTGTACTTACTCTATCCCCGGCTTGGAATCAGCTATTTCTCCAAAGAGCCCTGTTGAATATTGTTTTTTCAAACTGTATTTACTGAGTTGCAATGAGCAAGGTATATGTAAGGGATTAGGAGAAAAAGTGGGCTCTGTGATCTTACCACTGTCCCTGTCACTTAGGTACCTTGGGTGGTATGGCTAAGAAGCTCAGAActggagattctttaaaagaaTGTTAAGAATATAGTTAGATTTTAAAACCCAcggaaaaaataatttgaataaatcaCTTTTTGTGTAGAAGAGAATACTCAGTTTCGTTTTTTTCCTGCAGAATGGAGGGAGTTAGTAGAAAAGAGGAATTAGGCTTGCCCTTCAGGAGCCCGTTGTCTCTGTACTCTCTTACTTCATCCTTCAACCTGCGATTAATGTTTGATTTATCAGATACTCCTAGTCATAGCTGTGTTCACTTGTGGTAAACCAGTATCACACTTTCATTTCCATTCTTCTTGATATGCCATGACTTTGAGGAGATAGCTGTTTGTCAAATGTCAAATGTATTGTCTCTTACTTACTCTGTAAATTTCTTAACCCTTTTTGAACACTTGAGTTTTCCAAGAatttattcatgttttattttttgctgcctcattatttttaattggcTGTTTGTTTATGCTTTAAGGGTTACAATAATGAAAGACAAAGATACCAGGAAGAGTAAAGGggttgcatttattttatttttggataaaGACTCTGCACAAAACTGTACCAAGGCAATAAACAACAAACAGGTAAGCCATTCATTCCTGACAAGGTTTTTAACCAAAAGCCTTGGTGCTCATCCAGGCTAAAAATGTGGGGATGCAGTGGATGGTCAAGCCTGATGGATATTAGTGGGTCCTGAGGGTATTTTTAACTTCTAGAAAAGAAAATAGGTCAAAACTGTACTGGTAGAAGAGAAGGAATAACAAGACAGAATTTGTCACACCTAAGTAGGCAGTTgctaaaataatctaaaaaataaaatggaattgaAGGTTTTAAGAAATGGGATCCAATAACCGCAATTTAGGTGTCAATGAAATACATCCTTCTGCATTTACGTTTTTCTCTGGCCTAGTTATTTGGTAGAGTGATAAAAGCAAGCATTGCTATCGACAATGGAAGAGCAGCTGAGTTCATCCGAAGGCGGAACTACTTTGATAAGTCGAAGTGTTACGAATGTGGCGTGAGTATGCCTAAAACAGTGTAATTTCCCATTGTTTACCTGAAGGCATTTCCCACATCAGTGTTTTATTTGGGCCCTCCAAAACTTCTGGTTGGCTAAAATTGGGTTATGAAGGTTGTTTTACTTTGAGGCTCTAGGCTCACATAAGTAAACTCAACTGAAATGGAGTATGTAAAGATAACTTGAGTTGGGTAAACAGAGTGGTATTTTCTCCAGTTTCTAAATCTTTGAAAATTGTTAGATTAGGTAGTGTTAAGACTAGTTACTTATATTATTGTCTGAAACATTTTAGTGACCCATaaatttttgtgtttctataatATTTTGCCAATGATTAAGCATCACAGTTAAAACATTATCACATGACCTATCTTCTTTGGATAttgttttgaaagtttttttttttcccccattagtACTGCTAATAGTTAAGTAACTGAACTATACCCAGATTTTCTTATTTGGTTCTCATCATCTGTTGTTACCCATTTAAACTTTAGGTAATTAGGGGAGATGTACAGTCACAAAATAATTTTGCATGAGACCCATAATGATATCAAAAGAATTTCAGTCTGGGTCTCGTTGTctatttcacatatatatatacatatatatacacacatacatacacacacacacacacatgcactctctctctctctctctctctgtctctcaaagCAGGATCCAGAGGTTAATGGGGAGCTTTTTACTGAAGAGAGGTTACTGAGAGATACTGCCCTGGCTACAAAATCATGTGGAAGATAGAAGGAAATGGATTGGGGTCCTCTTCCcctcaaaattatacagatacACAGATAGATGGGCGGGTGggtggataggtggatggatgggtggatggcaAGAGAGAGCAAGCAAGGCCCTGGGTACATTCTGTCAACTTTTGTGATTGTGATACCTAAGTTAATGTTTCAGAAACTGTGTTCCAGAGTCCTGAGttttgtttgaaaagaaaaataaggaagggaGGCACGAGGAGTTGTTATGATCAGATAGATATGTTACCTACATATTGACACTAAATATTACATTATCTGAGAACTCCTGGATGAAtctgttcatctgtctttttgGTTAATGGATCTATAGATTTGTTATATTATACTTTGCAcattatatttcttaaattttccccTCAGAAAAATCTGCTTACATTTATTTTAGCCTGGTTTTCCCAAATCTACTTCACTACTAAACTTcccattttttgtgtgtgggatATGTTGACAGCTTTTTGTATACCATTATTCCAAAAACAGTTTGGAAAATGCTTCTCTAAGTACATTCTCTCAGCATTTCATTAACAATGACAGGTCTTGGGTTCAGCCATGTCCCCAGGTAAACAAGTACACAGTTTATTTGATGTTTTGTGAAGTATACTTGAAACGCatgattatttttctcttctcttgttctAATCCTGGCTCAGTCTCTCCCCACACCCTTATTCTCACATATTACTTCTTAAAGTTATTTTAGTAAGCCAGTATACAGATTCATTGTCTTGTTTTACAACTCAAACAATGTTATGGCTCAGTATAATATTATGGCTAATCCAGCACTGTCAAATACGAATGTATGCAAGCCACaagtgtaatttaaaattttctaatagccatattaaaaaaagaagcagagtaagaaaaaaattaatgttttatttagtataaaattttatcatttgaattatatcattaatatttttttaaattgcaatatttcacattcttttctcatACTGTCTTCACAATGCAGTGTGTATTTTAGTGCATATCACTTTAGACTGGTTCTCAGTAACCACAAGAGAATTACGGCCAGTGGCTACCATAAGTGGACAGTGCAGATAGAGTCTAGATATGAAAGAGGCAAAAGGAAATGAATAGGAAAATTGAAGattgtaaattttttattttttttaagaagggctttttaaaaatcatttttaaaataaatttttttattattattatttatttaataaaggtactggggattgaacccaggacctcatgcatgtgctttaccactgagctatactcacatTCACCCCccaatttttcatttgtttcagaaCAGAATGTTAAACAACATCATGGAGGTTAGGAAtagttttttctctattttatcataataacttaaaatttttacacTTAATGTAGATGGTCCATTTAAATTTTGAATTGTTTTATATCCTGAATCTTGAGATATCATAATCTCTTCTAAATATTGAAGTAATaggttttaatttctttgtgtaTATTCCCAGTGTGACAGCATTCTTTTTTAAGTTCTAAAACATTTTAGTCTTAAGGTACCACCAAGTTTCTGTTAATAACACAACAAcacagtatttctttctttccattttaatggCAAACAAAAGGAAAGTGGACACTTAAGTTATGCCTGTCCTAAAAATATGCTTGGAGAACGGGAGCctccaaagaagaaagagaaaaagaaaaaaaagaaagttcctGAACCAGAAGCAGAAATGTATGTACATCCACTTCACTAAATACATTATTGTGTTGCCTCTGTCTTTTTACTGTTGACCGAgtgcattctgattttttttttttaataatttagtgAAGAAGTAGAAGAAAGTGAAGATGAAGGGGAAGATCCCGCTCTTGACAGCCTCAGTCAGGCCATAGCTTTCCAGGTACTAGATAGATCTTCTAAAAGGCACCGGGCCGCAGCCACCTTGCATCAGTAGTTCTACATTCCTGTCTTACTTTGTTAGTCGTCTTCTCATGGCAACCTCTGTCTTTCCACTCCACCCCCTAAACTTCAAGAGATAGGCTCTTTCTTTAAGACCTTTAGAGCAGTATGATGGAAGGGTTCCCATTGGTTCTTTCTAGATTTTAAGGGACCCACAACACTTTTAACATCATAATCTATATGAAACATTTTTTGAAGAAGGGCGTATGACTTCCTAATTTCATATAAccagttattttgttttaatgtagCTGATAAATTGTAAGTGCGTAcatcaatttatttttccttttagttatCTAATGTCGAATTTTATGTAACATTCCCACGTCCAGCAGGGATGGCaagttttcatgtgcctgttaattAGTAGAAATTGCCTGGAATAATTCTGAGTAACATGCTAAGACTGGGGCAAAACTTGGGAGTCGGAGAGTGGCACCCTAGTGGAGCAGAATTGTCTGCGTGGGCTAGGAGGTGGAGAGTGCCAGCATTTGTGCTGTGCTTTCGCTATGTTTTGAACTAGTGCACCATGCATCATATTAAACAGATTCCtgactgtgttttgttttgttttctgaatcaCGTTACAGCAAGCCAAAAttgaagaagaacaaaacaagtgGAAACCCAGTTCCGGGGGTCCATCAACATCAGATGATTCAAGACGCCCAAGGATAAAGAAAAGCACATACTTCAGTGATGAGGAGGAACTTAGtgattaaaattgtatttattatgtaaatatcattaaaatttttttcaaatcttgGAGTACCAAGTTCAGTTGGGAGTAAAGATTACTTTTGGAACTTGAACATAAGAACACTTAGTACCAAAtagttttttactttaaaatagttcATAGGAAATTGAAAAGTAATTTTAAGGTATCATGTTTCTATCTTGCATCAAGATTTGCTAATAACCATTAATCTTGAAAACAGTTCGagtataaaagaaaacaatactATCATAATAATGCTCTTGTCATCTCAAGaaaaaagatagatttttaaaagatttgtttGAGAAGTTCATTATGAAAGTTTATTCCTGTCTGATTGGTTTACACGAGGACTTCAGAAATAAACTTcacctttaaaacaaaaacttcatAAAGACTGTGAAAAAGTtaaatgatttattattattaaagattaataaaacttTCTCAagagaactttatttttaaatattggtgtTTTTGCCATCTTGTTTCTTTTAGCTTTATCCCAATCTGGATACGTTGTAATTACCCACAAAATACAAAGTGAAGTAGCTCTCAGAGGCTTATAACCAAACAGCAGTCATTTATCCTGCCTTTGGCACCAAGTTCCATTCCCCAGAAGCAGCCAGCTGCTTTAGCTGTTTCTCTTCACGTGTATATATGTAttgctaaataaaatacatatatttctgcCAATTAATACATAAAAGGATAAAGGAGGATATTTCAATCTCGTTTACTtcccccccaccctcctccctcttcccaatATGGCTATGTTAAAATTTTTGGTTAAATCCatatttattgtttatattttcacCCATTGAAATACTGTTCACTTCAGAACCAATGACTGCTATGATTATATTTTCCCTAGGGTTAATAATTGcctcatttttttcatgtattatttttctttgtatttacgaCTGAATCTCCCCATACGTTCTGCAGATGGTTACATGAGAATGGGATTATGGAGccttttatttcctgctttctatATTTCTATACCATTGAGtgcttttgaaaagaaaacttaCTAGTTTCTTAATtactaaaacaataaaaatctctctacttttttttttacattttttattgattcataatcattttacagtgttgtgtcaaataaAATCTCTCTACTTTGAAACCACAAAGGCCATGAAAGTGTTAACCCCTCACCATGAAAAAAATCTAGATCTCAAGTGAGGAAACCAGACAAAATGACTGCTGGactctattttctgtttcacccattcatcaaatttaaaatgagggaacaattgggggaaaaaatatgGCACAAAATATAGGAAAAGGTTCACATGAATaccttaaaatacagaatagaaaatgagCTAGTGGCCTAAGCAatatagagaaaatgaaaaatattctttacCAGTTATTAAAGACTCTTAAAACCAGTAGAACCTTACTTTTACCTAATTAAAATTAGTAGTAATGAAGATGACTTAAGAATACTTACGTATTATAAACTTGCTAATTTCTGAAGGGTAATTTAACAAGTATCAAATAATAATTATGTTCTATTGTTTGAACCAGAAATGACATTCTCTTTTACCATAGAGTTCTAGTCAGAAATACAGGTATTTATGTACGAAGGTATATActgttatttaaaattcaaaacaataaaaaataaagcatgatACATAAAAAATGACTGTTAAGAAGCATTAAAAAGTTTCAGAGAATTCCGAATGGTTTGAAAAACATTCAGTATTTAATGGCAAATGCAAAATCCCTGCTACATATGGATACACAGGCATATGGATGGCAAAAGTCAACCACTGAGGTAGTAGCGGCCCAACAGCTGAGACTAGTGTCTTGACACCGGTTCCTGTGGCCATGTTGCCACTCAGAGCTGATGGCCTTGGGCACTGACTTAATCTGAGTTACTGAAAAACATAAAGGTAAAAAGGTATGAagaacacagaaggacaaatactgtataattcttACATGAGGTACCAGAATAGGCCAactcacagagacagacagaacgGAGGTCACCAGGAACCAGGAGAAGGGGGACAGAGTGTTGGTGTTTAATGCGTGGAGGTTCTGTTGAAGATGATGACAAAGGTTTGGGTATGGATAGTGGTGATTGCTACACatcattgtgaatgtacttaatgccactgagttgtatgcttaaaaatggttgaaatagtaagttttatgtatattttaccacacaaATGTACAAGCATAACTGGTTAAAATTTTGTGTAAAGAGCAGTTAAGCCACCAGGACCCTCCCTACCACCCCCTAATCATGCTGAACCACGATACCTGCAGTCTCCTTTTCCTGCCAATGTCCAGAATACATCGGATAGGCTCATTTCACCTCAGgcagggggccgggggtggggacgTACAGTCCTTCCCAGGAGAAAAGACACACAGACACTGGAAATTTGGGACCTCTTAACAAGTCGGTTCAACAATAAAATCCCTCAAGTTGATGCCCAAGGTGGTgattgatggtggtggtgatagaTGCTTCTGATCAGCTTTTAAGGGCTTCACCTTCGGATATGAACACAGACCAGCATCAACAAGCATTTGAGGAAAGCCTCAAACACAGTAGAGACCCAAGTGACCAGACGAAAAAACGGGGAGCTTAGAGGAACTGAGGAATTCTGGCTGTAAAAATCTATCCGGCTCCACGGGTTTCAGAGACAGGGACTACGGGCCTTTAATAAACCAGGTGATTTCTAACATGACAGCATTTGTTAACAGAGAACGCTTGTCTTGCTGggtatgttttcttttcctctgcaatcatttatttattcatttggttttttttgacCAGGTGCCTATTCTGGAACTGCTGGTTATAATGTTCAGATTATTACAAAAAACAGATGGCCACATATAATAGGACATATTTATAACTATTAAGTGttaattcatttctttgttttttattctgtaagTGGGTGTATATGTGGTACACAACAGTGATCATGAAAAATATTTAGGCATTAATATGTGTAAATAGTAAAACCTTGGCTAGAGAAGTACTTGAAAGCTTCACATGGAATATACCACAGATAGACCAG
The Vicugna pacos chromosome 12, VicPac4, whole genome shotgun sequence DNA segment above includes these coding regions:
- the ZCRB1 gene encoding zinc finger CCHC-type and RNA-binding motif-containing protein 1; this encodes MSGGLAPSKSTVYVSNLPFSLTNNDLYRIFSKYGKVVKVTIMKDKDTRKSKGVAFILFLDKDSAQNCTKAINNKQLFGRVIKASIAIDNGRAAEFIRRRNYFDKSKCYECGESGHLSYACPKNMLGEREPPKKKEKKKKKKVPEPEAEIEEVEESEDEGEDPALDSLSQAIAFQQAKIEEEQNKWKPSSGGPSTSDDSRRPRIKKSTYFSDEEELSD